In Chloroflexota bacterium, the DNA window GACAACGCCTCTACCATCGCGGAGAAGTTCGGCATCAGCGTGGACACCATCCTGTGGAACAACGGGAAGTTGCAGAACAACCCCGACTACCTCACCGTAGGGCAAGACTTGTACATCCTGCCGGTTTCCGGCGTTTGGCATACAGTGCAGCAGGGGGATACGTTAGAGAGTATCGCGAAGCAGTATAAGGTCAGTGTGGAGGCCATCACCGGATACGAGGGCAATTTCATGACCCCGCCCTACGAGATCACCGTGGGGCAAAAACTCATCGTGCCTGGTGGAGAGAAACCCTACACGCCCCAAGTGGTGGTGGCTTGGCATGGCACTGTCCCTGCCGCCGCCAAGCGCGGCACAGGCACTTTCGGGACGCCGGTGAGCGGGGTGATTACCCAGGGATACTTCCCCGCGCACCGAGCCATTGACATCGGCGCCCCCGAAGGCACTCCGGTCTACGCTGCCGATTCCGGCTACGTAGCCATGGCCCAGTGGGTGGATCAGCCGCGCTACGGGCGTATGGTGCTCATTGACCACGGCAACGGTTTCCAGACGCTGTACGCGCATCTGAAGGTGTACTACGTGGAGGCGGGCCAATCGGTGGCAAAGGGGCAGAAGATCGGGTTAGTGGGCACGACGGGCTACGTCACTGGTCCCCACTTGCATTTCGCCATTATCAAAGATGGTGTGCCGCGCAACCCTCGCATTTATCTGCCATGAACAAGTAAACATAACGAAAGGGGGTCGGGTGTACCCGGCCCCTTTTGTTTTAAGTGCCAACGGGTGTTGACGGCGGCGTGGGATGCTGGTATGTTGCTTCTGGCGTGCTTGTGGGTGTTGGTTCAGGGGTGCTGGTCGCCGGAGCCGTCGCCGTGGGTTCGGGCAGCCAGGTAGGTGATGGGGTAGCCGTCGGTTCAGGCGTGCTCGTGGGCGTAGGAAGTGGCGTCCATGTGGGGATTGGCGATTGGGTTGGCGTAGGCGTGGGATTGCTGACGTTCACCCAGATGGGCGCCGAGGTGATCCGGTTGCCGTGATGGTCCAACACGCTCACGCGGAGCGAGTAGATGCCATTCTTTAGCCGACGCGTGTCCCAGTTGATCAGCAACCCTCCTTCTACTGGAGTGTAGCCGGGGTCGCCCACCAGCGCCCAACCCAGGGGCGACTGACCGATGCCATATTCCACGACGTATTGGTTGAAATCGCTCATCACTGCGTCGCCAATGATGCCCACCACACCCTGCACCGTCTGGCCCTGGGTGGGCCAGGTGATGGCGGCACGACTGGCACGGGTATGCACGTTACATAATTCCGCTGGGGGCTGAGGATGGCCATTCGCCTCGGCCCACTGACGGAATTCAGGCGGGTAGGCCTCGAAGTACTGGGTGACGACTACGTTCTCGGGGCAGAATTCGGTCGCCCGGCGGCCACTGACGGTGCAGATGCGCACCTCCACATGCACATCGCAGGGCTCGGTCGGCTCCGTCCCGGCGATGAAGATCTCTGTGCGCGGGGAGGGGCATTTATCCGTCCACAGTTTGCCAGAGATGGGGCACACCTGGGCTGTTGTCAGACCAGGCGGTGGGACGAAATCCCGGGGCGGCCGGTCGGCCAATGCCGCTTCCATGAAGTTGTGCCAGATGGGTCCCGCACCACGCGAGCCCGGCACCCGATCCATAGAGGAGCGGTCGTTGTTGCCCACCCACACGCCAGCCACCAGATCGGGAGTGTATCCGACCGTCAGCGCGTCGGTGTAATCGTTCGTGGTGCCGGTCTTGGCGGCGGCGGGGCGCGAGAGTTTGAGGACGCTGTTGGCACCGAAGGTCGGGGCCCGTGCCGCATCGTCGGATAGGATACTGGTGAGGATATAAGCGATGCGAGGATCCAGAACTTGCTCTCCTGCCACGGTGCGGGCCTCTTCCAGCACATTTCCGTTTGCATCCTCTATTCTTAGGATAGCGATGGGCTCGACGCGATGGCCACCATTGGCCAGGGCAGCGTAGGCAGCAGAGAGCTGGAGTAACGTCACCTCCCCGGCGCCGAGGGTGAGCGCCAGCCCGTAGTCGGGCCGGTTCAGTGTGGTGATGCCCAAGCGATAAGCCATTTCCAACATAGAGGGCAGGCCAACGAATTGGAGCGTGCGCACGGCACAGATATTATGCGAGTTGGCCAGGGCATCGCGTACCAGGACCGCTCCGTGTTCTTTCTTATCGAAGTTCTCCGGCACGTAAGGCGGGTTGGCTCCATCGGGGAATTCGCCTTTCACATCCATGATCATCGTGGCTGCGGTCCAACCCTTCTCCAGTGCGGCGGCGTAGGTGATCGGCTTGATGGCCGACCCGGGCTGGCGGGGGCGCAGTGTCATATTCACTTGCCCGTCAATTTCCTTGCTGAAGAAGTCCACACTGCCCACTATAGCGAGGATTTGTCCGCTTCCGGGTTCCAGAGCCACAAGCGCAGCATTTGTAGCGTGTTGGTCGGCGAGGGCAGCGATCTGGTCCCGCACTGCCCCCTCGGCTAGTTCTTGCATTCGCGAGTCCAACGTGGTGTACACCTTCAGCCCGCCGCGATAGAGCATCTCGGTGCCGTATTTCTGCTCCAACAGTTCGCGCACGTACATCACGAAATGGGGTGCGCGGATGGGGAACGTCTGAGGGGCATAGTGCAATTCTTCGGCCAGAGCGGCGTCGGCCTGGGCGCGGGTGATGTAGCCCTCTTTTGCCATCAGGTCCAACACCACAGCCTGGCGCGCTTTGGCACCCTCCGGGTTGGTGTATGGGTCATAGATGGCGGGGGATTGCGGGATGCCAGCCAGCAATGCCGCCTCGGCCAGGGTGAGTTCACTGACCGGTTTGCCGAAATAGGTCTCCGCCGCCGCCTCGACCCCGTAGGCTAGATTGCCGTAGTAGATCTGGTTCAGGTAGATCTCCAGGATAGTATCTTTGGGATAGCGACGGGTGATCTCGGCGGCCAGCACCGCCTCCTTGATCTTGCGCGAGAGGGTCACCTCTGGCGAGA includes these proteins:
- a CDS encoding PBP1A family penicillin-binding protein, producing the protein MSNLRFSFDARQREEVHEGFLRGLLLSLVITLLLALLVTIAGLGVYVYFAMSLPPPEELSLRAARFANTKIYDREGRLLYEIFDPTGGRRTVVPLQDIPLYLRQATIATEDATFYSNPGFNPFSILRAAWQNITEREIVSGASGITQQLVKNLFLSPEVTLSRKIKEAVLAAEITRRYPKDTILEIYLNQIYYGNLAYGVEAAAETYFGKPVSELTLAEAALLAGIPQSPAIYDPYTNPEGAKARQAVVLDLMAKEGYITRAQADAALAEELHYAPQTFPIRAPHFVMYVRELLEQKYGTEMLYRGGLKVYTTLDSRMQELAEGAVRDQIAALADQHATNAALVALEPGSGQILAIVGSVDFFSKEIDGQVNMTLRPRQPGSAIKPITYAAALEKGWTAATMIMDVKGEFPDGANPPYVPENFDKKEHGAVLVRDALANSHNICAVRTLQFVGLPSMLEMAYRLGITTLNRPDYGLALTLGAGEVTLLQLSAAYAALANGGHRVEPIAILRIEDANGNVLEEARTVAGEQVLDPRIAYILTSILSDDAARAPTFGANSVLKLSRPAAAKTGTTNDYTDALTVGYTPDLVAGVWVGNNDRSSMDRVPGSRGAGPIWHNFMEAALADRPPRDFVPPPGLTTAQVCPISGKLWTDKCPSPRTEIFIAGTEPTEPCDVHVEVRICTVSGRRATEFCPENVVVTQYFEAYPPEFRQWAEANGHPQPPAELCNVHTRASRAAITWPTQGQTVQGVVGIIGDAVMSDFNQYVVEYGIGQSPLGWALVGDPGYTPVEGGLLINWDTRRLKNGIYSLRVSVLDHHGNRITSAPIWVNVSNPTPTPTQSPIPTWTPLPTPTSTPEPTATPSPTWLPEPTATAPATSTPEPTPTSTPEATYQHPTPPSTPVGT
- a CDS encoding peptidoglycan DD-metalloendopeptidase family protein; amino-acid sequence: MEHKDDERTTDTDPTPALASARTLLWLVPDRDSAWRYFGHLLLLLLVATSLKLAGWNTAPVQGVSAVYEDERTIVRQPSVRGQPVSVPFLDYLTRAPVPHTTIPRRYRIEVITYTVQPGDNASTIAEKFGISVDTILWNNGKLQNNPDYLTVGQDLYILPVSGVWHTVQQGDTLESIAKQYKVSVEAITGYEGNFMTPPYEITVGQKLIVPGGEKPYTPQVVVAWHGTVPAAAKRGTGTFGTPVSGVITQGYFPAHRAIDIGAPEGTPVYAADSGYVAMAQWVDQPRYGRMVLIDHGNGFQTLYAHLKVYYVEAGQSVAKGQKIGLVGTTGYVTGPHLHFAIIKDGVPRNPRIYLP